One window from the genome of Microbulbifer sp. ALW1 encodes:
- a CDS encoding MBL fold metallo-hydrolase gives MSLEIAKTKIGDAELIQVIEMDIGHHFDWFLPDNNPEAIRQITWLDEPYRTAAYRLNGLSQSFIIKRAGRILVVDTCIGNDKTVDEIEEWNALQIDFLGRLERAGIDREKVTDVLCTHLHVDHVGWNTHLNDGLWLPTFPNAKYHFARAEYDFWLDALKQDKEGGMQSVSFQESVLPIAKAGLANFIDPPTDLGDGITVIPTPGHTRAHVAVVVEADSKRFVIAGDAIHHPCQIARPHWATVADYDKDQSTATRRKLLGDLAGTPTLVAGIHFNVPSFGRIEAAVDEDGFVFLPYKESR, from the coding sequence ATGTCACTTGAAATTGCAAAGACCAAGATTGGTGATGCCGAATTAATCCAGGTCATCGAAATGGATATCGGCCATCATTTCGACTGGTTTCTGCCGGACAATAACCCGGAAGCGATCCGCCAAATCACATGGCTCGACGAACCCTATCGCACAGCTGCTTACCGCCTGAACGGCCTCTCGCAGAGTTTCATCATCAAGCGCGCAGGCCGGATACTCGTTGTCGATACCTGTATCGGTAATGACAAGACGGTAGATGAGATCGAAGAGTGGAATGCCCTGCAGATTGATTTCCTGGGGCGACTGGAACGAGCCGGAATAGACAGGGAGAAGGTGACAGACGTGCTCTGCACGCATTTGCATGTCGATCATGTCGGTTGGAATACGCACTTGAATGACGGGCTTTGGCTGCCGACTTTTCCCAATGCAAAATATCATTTTGCGCGCGCTGAATACGACTTCTGGCTCGATGCGCTAAAGCAGGATAAGGAGGGAGGCATGCAGTCTGTTTCTTTCCAGGAATCCGTTTTACCCATCGCTAAAGCGGGCCTTGCCAATTTTATCGATCCACCGACGGATTTGGGGGATGGCATTACGGTTATACCTACACCCGGCCATACACGTGCACATGTCGCCGTAGTGGTGGAGGCCGACAGTAAACGTTTTGTGATTGCCGGTGATGCCATACATCACCCATGTCAGATCGCGCGGCCGCACTGGGCCACCGTTGCCGACTACGACAAGGATCAGTCGACCGCGACTCGTCGGAAGCTATTAGGTGATCTTGCCGGAACACCGACGCTGGTGGCAGGTATTCATTTCAACGTACCTTCCTTCGGTCGCATAGAGGCCGCGGTCGACGAAGACGGCTTTGTCTTCCTTCCGTACAAAGAATCGCGTTGA
- a CDS encoding SDR family oxidoreductase — translation MPADMAGIFIRLTGDTRADIPPALPNVAKQSMKNVLVLGANGQIARWVIAALTDRNDVFLTLLQRNPNKLTGWEPANGQVVIGNVLDRKLLRAAMTGQDIVYANLIGEDLDIQATRVIEAMQSAGVKRLVFVLSLGIYDEVPGQFGQWNNATIGNDLQPYRRAADAIERSGLDYTILRPAWLTDEHEVDYEITTKTDPFKGTVVSRKSVADLIGKIITSPDLHLGGNLGVNKPGSDGDKPHFM, via the coding sequence ATGCCAGCCGACATGGCTGGCATCTTCATCAGACTCACTGGAGATACACGCGCAGACATACCGCCGGCTCTCCCGAATGTGGCAAAACAATCTATGAAAAATGTACTCGTATTGGGCGCAAACGGACAGATCGCCCGCTGGGTTATCGCTGCGTTAACCGATCGAAACGACGTGTTTTTGACGCTGCTACAGCGCAATCCGAACAAGCTTACCGGGTGGGAGCCTGCCAATGGACAGGTTGTCATTGGCAACGTACTGGATCGTAAGTTATTGCGCGCAGCAATGACTGGTCAGGACATTGTATATGCCAACCTCATTGGCGAGGACCTGGATATACAGGCAACGCGTGTGATCGAAGCAATGCAGAGCGCGGGTGTAAAGCGCCTGGTGTTCGTACTTTCGCTGGGTATTTACGATGAAGTGCCGGGCCAATTCGGTCAGTGGAACAATGCAACGATAGGAAACGACCTGCAACCCTACCGTAGGGCCGCAGATGCGATTGAGCGTTCAGGCCTGGATTACACCATCTTGAGGCCTGCCTGGCTGACCGACGAACATGAGGTGGACTACGAAATCACGACTAAGACAGACCCCTTCAAAGGAACTGTGGTATCACGCAAGAGTGTGGCAGACCTTATCGGGAAAATCATTACGTCCCCCGATCTGCACCTGGGCGGGAACCTGGGAGTAAACAAACCCGGCAGTGACGGTGACAAGCCGCACTTCATGTAA
- a CDS encoding alpha/beta hydrolase, producing the protein MSKVNVQNVNYQNLGWQSAADLYLPPEFDDTKQYPAIVSTHPIGSCKEQTSGNIYAKALAEAGYVTLAFDASFQGESGGSPRFVEDPSIRTSDIRFAIDYLVTLPYVDPERIGAIGVCGGGGYTIHAAITDHRIKALTSITGVNFGRLIREGFSEFDPVSALLAMGKQRTAEAQGAERHVIDYLPPSVEEGRANGITDRDVLEATDYYKTARGQQPNGATSGLFSFNSAAMGWDAFLNAESLLTQPLLVVIGDKPGAFGAYRDGWEIYGRAASKDKQILVAEGYSHYDLYDQPEPVALAMAEILPFFERHL; encoded by the coding sequence ATGAGTAAGGTAAACGTACAAAACGTTAATTATCAGAACCTGGGATGGCAGTCGGCAGCTGACCTCTACCTGCCGCCAGAGTTTGATGACACTAAACAATACCCGGCCATCGTCAGCACGCACCCGATCGGAAGTTGCAAGGAACAAACCTCGGGCAATATCTATGCGAAGGCATTGGCGGAGGCTGGCTATGTAACTCTCGCTTTTGACGCCAGCTTTCAGGGCGAAAGCGGAGGTTCCCCGCGGTTTGTCGAGGACCCGTCGATTCGCACATCCGACATCCGCTTTGCGATCGATTACCTGGTGACTCTGCCCTATGTGGATCCAGAGCGTATCGGCGCCATCGGGGTTTGCGGCGGAGGCGGATACACCATTCACGCCGCGATTACTGATCACCGTATCAAGGCACTGACCTCCATTACCGGCGTGAACTTCGGACGCCTGATTCGCGAAGGCTTTAGTGAATTCGACCCCGTGTCTGCCCTGCTGGCCATGGGCAAGCAGCGCACCGCCGAAGCACAGGGTGCAGAACGCCACGTGATTGACTATCTGCCACCTTCGGTGGAAGAAGGCCGGGCCAATGGCATCACCGACAGGGATGTGCTGGAAGCGACGGACTACTACAAAACTGCGCGCGGCCAGCAGCCGAACGGGGCGACCAGCGGCCTGTTTTCGTTTAACAGCGCCGCCATGGGCTGGGATGCATTCCTCAACGCGGAAAGCCTGCTGACACAGCCGCTGCTTGTGGTCATCGGCGATAAACCCGGCGCTTTCGGTGCCTATCGGGATGGCTGGGAGATCTACGGACGTGCCGCGTCGAAAGACAAGCAGATCCTCGTGGCCGAAGGCTACTCCCATTACGACCTCTACGACCAGCCCGAACCTGTGGCACTGGCTATGGCCGAGATACTGCCCTTCTTCGAGCGGCACCTCTAA
- a CDS encoding alpha/beta hydrolase, translating to MKSISIKNLNGQGVTIAANVYFPADFDESQQYAAVVVSHPGGGVKEQTAGLYAERLAESGLVTIAYDASYQGASTGTPRQLENPYIRTEDVSAVIDYLTTLSYVDNDRIGAMGVCAGGGYSANAAITDRRIKSLATVSAVNIGQMFRNGWENTVKDADALPYVVAGSEARTSDANSDELGTLPLAPMKEEDAPNEELRQAWEYYHTDRCQHPNAPGFMTARSLNQIITYDAYNLAEAFLTQPVLTVAGDQAGSKWMSDDLIARAASSDKTMHVVKGANHMSLYDVPEYVDEAVSVLTPFFARTLK from the coding sequence ATGAAAAGCATCAGCATCAAGAACCTCAACGGCCAAGGCGTCACTATCGCCGCCAACGTGTACTTCCCTGCCGACTTTGATGAAAGCCAGCAGTACGCCGCAGTCGTGGTATCCCACCCCGGTGGTGGTGTGAAGGAACAGACCGCAGGCCTCTATGCCGAGCGACTGGCAGAGAGTGGCCTGGTCACGATTGCTTACGACGCCTCTTACCAGGGAGCGAGCACCGGTACCCCGCGTCAGCTGGAGAACCCCTACATCCGCACCGAGGATGTCAGTGCCGTGATCGACTACCTGACCACATTGTCATATGTCGACAACGACCGCATCGGCGCCATGGGTGTCTGTGCTGGCGGCGGCTATTCCGCCAATGCCGCGATCACCGACCGCCGCATCAAATCCCTGGCCACCGTGAGTGCGGTAAACATCGGCCAGATGTTCCGCAACGGCTGGGAGAACACCGTCAAGGATGCCGACGCACTGCCGTATGTTGTGGCGGGCTCCGAAGCGCGCACCAGTGACGCCAACAGCGATGAACTGGGCACCCTGCCTCTGGCCCCAATGAAGGAGGAGGATGCGCCCAATGAAGAGCTGCGTCAGGCATGGGAGTACTACCACACCGACCGTTGCCAGCACCCCAATGCACCCGGTTTTATGACCGCTCGCAGCCTGAACCAGATCATCACCTATGACGCCTACAACCTGGCCGAAGCCTTCCTGACACAACCGGTACTCACCGTTGCCGGCGACCAGGCGGGTAGCAAATGGATGAGTGATGACCTGATCGCACGCGCCGCCAGCAGCGACAAGACCATGCATGTTGTGAAAGGCGCGAACCACATGTCGCTGTACGACGTGCCCGAGTATGTGGACGAAGCAGTATCCGTACTGACGCCGTTCTTCGCGCGCACGCTGAAGTAA
- a CDS encoding LysR family transcriptional regulator has translation MAIDPSLYPSLVWFVRIAHHSSITKAAEEGEVSRAALSQHLKSLEQQLNVRLLNRSTRSMSLTEEGQRLFDVLTPAIESVDRAVSEVGESQAEPSGVIRINTSRVAARLLLEPKMETFLAWYPKLKLELILDDGLSNIISSGMDAGIRLGESLAEHMVAVPITPPMSMAIVGSPEYFAKHGTPETPDDLLQHNCLAFRFTSSGNIDRWSFTSPDADKRTLVFEPKGNGVFNDDESMLRAALNGVGVVQHLDLCVQQYLADGSLVRVLQSWCEPFPGFFLYVPSRAQMPAKIRALIDFLVEQRDEFGS, from the coding sequence ATGGCCATCGATCCCTCGCTGTACCCATCTCTAGTGTGGTTTGTGCGTATAGCGCATCACAGCAGCATTACTAAGGCCGCGGAGGAGGGGGAGGTATCACGCGCAGCCCTGTCGCAGCACCTGAAATCGCTGGAACAGCAGCTGAATGTGCGCTTGCTGAATCGCAGTACGCGCAGCATGTCGCTAACAGAGGAGGGGCAGCGGCTGTTTGACGTTCTTACCCCGGCCATTGAGTCGGTCGACCGGGCAGTCTCTGAGGTGGGGGAGTCGCAGGCAGAGCCGTCCGGTGTAATACGGATCAATACGTCGAGGGTGGCAGCCAGGTTATTGCTGGAGCCAAAGATGGAAACATTCCTGGCGTGGTACCCCAAACTAAAGTTGGAATTGATCCTGGATGATGGCCTTTCCAATATCATTTCCAGTGGTATGGACGCAGGCATTCGCCTGGGGGAAAGTCTCGCTGAGCATATGGTGGCTGTGCCGATAACACCGCCGATGTCGATGGCGATCGTTGGCTCCCCGGAATATTTCGCCAAGCACGGCACTCCGGAAACGCCGGATGACTTGTTGCAGCACAACTGCCTCGCCTTTCGTTTCACCTCCAGTGGCAACATCGACCGCTGGTCCTTCACATCGCCGGATGCTGATAAACGCACACTGGTGTTCGAGCCGAAGGGCAACGGGGTGTTCAATGATGACGAAAGTATGCTGCGTGCCGCGCTTAATGGTGTGGGGGTCGTGCAGCACTTGGATCTGTGCGTACAGCAGTATTTGGCCGATGGCTCACTTGTGAGGGTGTTGCAGAGCTGGTGTGAGCCTTTTCCGGGATTCTTTTTGTATGTGCCTTCGCGAGCGCAGATGCCGGCGAAGATAAGGGCGTTGATTGATTTTTTGGTTGAGCAGCGGGATGAGTTTGGAAGTTAG
- the rlmD gene encoding 23S rRNA (uracil(1939)-C(5))-methyltransferase RlmD: MPSRRPPFPRNKARTSSQSRAQPKRPAKPSSSTPTVTIDALSHEVRGIARLDGKTLFVDNALPGETVKIRYLAQRAKFDEAVAIEVIEAAQERQAPPCPNFELCGGCALQHMQPDAQIAAKEKILLDQLQRFAKVSPDEVLPPLSADIVGYRSKARLGVRYVKEAHTKGAGNKPKLVLGFREKRSNNLTDIRECLVMPESFSSQLPQLHQLIDQCREGRHISHIEVAAGEENIALVVRHLKPLPEGDIQRWLDFVQPRGWHLYLQAEDTAHKIWPADGEERLSYTLPEFDLTLHFHPQDFVQVNFAINRQMVHRAIELLDPQPSERVLDLFCGLGNFTLPLAKRAAQVVGVEGALDLTRRGRENAEHNQLKNVQFQAADLTDDFSTSPWARGGFDKILLDPPRTGALEVVRNIAHFGARRIVYVSCNPATLARDTAELLQRGYRLTKAGVMDMFPHTTHVESIALFERK; encoded by the coding sequence ATGCCATCCAGACGCCCGCCATTCCCCCGTAACAAGGCCCGAACCAGTTCTCAAAGCCGTGCCCAGCCCAAACGCCCGGCCAAGCCCTCCAGCAGCACACCAACCGTAACCATCGACGCCCTCAGCCACGAGGTGCGCGGCATCGCACGCCTGGACGGCAAGACCCTGTTTGTGGATAACGCCCTGCCCGGCGAGACCGTCAAGATCCGCTACCTGGCGCAACGGGCAAAATTTGATGAAGCGGTCGCCATCGAGGTGATTGAAGCCGCACAGGAACGCCAGGCACCGCCCTGCCCCAATTTCGAATTGTGCGGCGGCTGCGCACTCCAGCATATGCAACCGGACGCCCAGATCGCCGCCAAGGAAAAGATCCTGCTGGACCAGCTGCAACGCTTTGCCAAAGTCAGCCCGGATGAGGTGTTGCCGCCGCTTTCCGCCGACATTGTCGGCTATCGCAGCAAGGCGCGCCTCGGTGTTCGCTATGTCAAAGAGGCGCATACGAAAGGCGCAGGCAACAAACCGAAGCTGGTATTGGGGTTCCGCGAAAAGCGCTCCAACAACCTCACCGACATTCGCGAGTGCCTGGTGATGCCGGAATCTTTTTCCAGCCAGTTGCCGCAATTGCACCAGCTTATCGACCAGTGCCGCGAAGGCCGCCACATCTCGCATATCGAAGTGGCCGCGGGCGAAGAAAACATCGCACTGGTGGTGCGTCACCTGAAGCCATTGCCAGAAGGCGATATCCAGCGGTGGCTCGACTTCGTTCAACCGCGCGGCTGGCACCTGTACCTGCAGGCGGAAGACACCGCGCACAAAATCTGGCCCGCAGACGGCGAGGAAAGGCTCAGCTACACCCTGCCGGAATTCGACCTGACCCTGCACTTCCATCCCCAGGACTTTGTGCAGGTGAACTTCGCCATCAACCGCCAGATGGTGCACCGCGCCATTGAACTGCTCGACCCACAGCCCAGTGAGCGCGTACTCGACCTCTTCTGCGGCCTGGGTAACTTCACTTTGCCGCTGGCCAAACGCGCCGCCCAAGTGGTGGGCGTTGAAGGCGCCCTCGACCTGACCCGCCGGGGCCGTGAAAATGCCGAGCACAACCAGCTCAAGAATGTGCAATTCCAGGCCGCCGACCTCACCGATGACTTTTCCACAAGCCCCTGGGCAAGAGGCGGTTTCGACAAAATCCTGCTGGACCCGCCCCGCACCGGCGCGCTCGAAGTAGTACGCAACATCGCGCACTTCGGTGCCCGGCGTATCGTCTACGTCTCCTGCAACCCCGCCACCCTGGCCCGGGATACCGCGGAACTTCTGCAACGGGGCTACCGTCTAACTAAGGCGGGCGTAATGGACATGTTCCCCCACACTACCCATGTGGAGTCCATCGCCCTGTTTGAACGTAAGTAA
- a CDS encoding sodium-dependent transporter — protein sequence MSAPRGQFTSNLGFLMAAAGSAVGLGNIWGFPTNVAANGGAAFVVFYLIMAFLLAYPVLMAELTLGRHARRNMVQALRGISTGPISKGVGTIAGFSGIVVASLILSFYAIVAGWMVAHLADPFAELFGAEQTAAWLTGDSTSRNFTFTAIFSGLTMLIIASGVEKGIERWSTLLMPTLIILLLMLIAYVLTQPGAIKGLEAYLIPDFSKLSPQLLLSAMGQAFFSLSLGVGTMLIYGSYLSKQESLPRLGALVTLIDVGIAFTAGLLILPAMYVAQEAGTQIFSASGDLIAGPGLILQVLPALFDTMGTSGLFVAIAFFALMVIASLTSSISMLEVPVAFSIENLGLKRRPATLLMGLVIFAISSVIIFNFDTLFGLVVSISTEYGQPLLGVVLCVFAGWIFRKDQLLSELKEGHPDIEKTLFWKIWPWYVRIACPLLILAAFVQTII from the coding sequence ATGAGTGCACCGCGAGGACAGTTCACTTCCAACCTCGGCTTCCTGATGGCCGCCGCCGGCTCGGCGGTGGGCCTCGGCAACATCTGGGGTTTCCCAACCAATGTGGCCGCCAATGGTGGCGCCGCCTTTGTAGTGTTCTACCTGATCATGGCGTTCCTGCTGGCTTACCCGGTCCTGATGGCAGAACTCACCCTTGGCCGCCACGCGCGCCGGAACATGGTGCAGGCGCTGCGCGGCATTTCCACCGGCCCGATCAGTAAGGGCGTCGGCACCATCGCGGGCTTTTCCGGCATTGTGGTCGCCTCCCTGATTCTCAGCTTCTACGCGATTGTGGCCGGCTGGATGGTTGCCCACCTGGCAGATCCCTTTGCCGAGCTGTTCGGCGCCGAGCAAACCGCTGCATGGCTCACCGGTGACAGCACCTCTCGCAACTTCACTTTTACCGCCATCTTCAGTGGCCTCACCATGCTGATCATTGCCAGCGGTGTGGAAAAAGGGATCGAGCGCTGGTCTACCCTGCTGATGCCGACGCTGATCATCCTGCTGTTGATGCTGATTGCCTATGTACTGACCCAGCCAGGTGCCATCAAAGGCCTTGAAGCCTACCTGATTCCCGACTTCAGCAAGCTCTCCCCGCAGCTGCTGCTGTCGGCCATGGGCCAGGCGTTCTTCTCACTTTCCCTGGGTGTAGGCACCATGCTGATTTACGGCTCCTACCTCAGCAAACAGGAAAGCCTGCCGCGCCTGGGCGCGCTGGTGACCCTGATCGATGTGGGCATCGCCTTCACCGCAGGCCTCCTGATCCTGCCGGCCATGTACGTGGCGCAGGAAGCCGGCACCCAGATTTTCTCCGCCAGTGGCGACCTGATTGCCGGCCCCGGCCTGATCCTGCAGGTACTGCCCGCCCTGTTCGACACCATGGGTACCAGTGGCCTGTTCGTGGCCATCGCCTTCTTCGCCCTGATGGTCATCGCCTCCCTCACTTCCTCCATTTCCATGCTGGAAGTGCCGGTGGCCTTCTCTATCGAAAACCTGGGCCTGAAGCGCCGCCCCGCCACCCTGCTAATGGGCCTGGTGATCTTCGCCATCAGCAGCGTGATCATCTTCAACTTCGACACCCTGTTCGGGCTCGTGGTCTCAATCAGCACCGAATACGGCCAGCCATTACTCGGCGTGGTCCTGTGCGTCTTTGCCGGCTGGATCTTCCGCAAAGACCAGCTGTTGAGCGAGCTGAAGGAAGGCCACCCGGATATCGAAAAGACCCTGTTCTGGAAGATCTGGCCCTGGTATGTGCGCATCGCCTGCCCGCTGCTGATCCTGGCCGCCTTCGTACAGACCATCATCTAA
- the smpB gene encoding SsrA-binding protein SmpB, whose product MAKKKKAPASNTIALNKKAKHDYFIEEKFEAGLELQGWEVKSCREGKAQLTDSYVLFKDGQAWLLGSRVQPLASASTHFVTEPDRTRRLLLNKREIAKLVAAVNQKGYACVCTALYWKQHLIKCEIALAKGKAAHDKRDTEKEREWNRQKQRLMRSDNR is encoded by the coding sequence ATGGCAAAAAAGAAGAAAGCCCCGGCTTCCAACACCATCGCCCTCAACAAGAAGGCCAAGCACGACTATTTCATTGAGGAAAAGTTTGAGGCTGGCTTGGAGTTGCAGGGCTGGGAAGTCAAATCCTGCCGCGAAGGCAAGGCTCAGCTCACCGACAGTTACGTCCTGTTCAAAGATGGCCAGGCGTGGCTGCTGGGCTCCCGTGTCCAGCCCCTGGCCAGCGCCTCCACCCACTTTGTCACCGAACCGGACCGCACCCGCCGCCTGCTGTTGAACAAGCGCGAGATTGCCAAGCTGGTGGCCGCAGTCAACCAGAAGGGCTACGCCTGCGTTTGCACCGCGCTCTACTGGAAACAACACCTGATCAAGTGCGAGATCGCGCTGGCCAAAGGTAAGGCCGCACACGACAAGCGTGACACCGAGAAAGAGCGGGAATGGAACCGGCAGAAGCAGCGCCTGATGCGCAGCGACAACCGCTAA
- a CDS encoding sodium-dependent transporter, translated as MSATREHFGSRIGFILAAAGSAVGIGNLVSFPVAATKSGGGAFLLVYALFVFLICLPVMMAELALGRKTNKDPVGAYRQLSGGSKLWRIPGWLALFTPFMIAVFYMVVTVWVLGYLVEIFKGNLTSLTTEAYFGEFINSKAVFLYLIVLMLMINGVLSLGVKDGIERAAKTLMPMLFVMLVGLVLFVLTRENAVLGLKYYLIPDFSKISAEVVSKAMAQAFFSLSLGMGIMITYGSYMKKRDSIPGSAKAVALTDTLVAFTAGLLILPSIFHFNPQIDPSTLSDSSAGMIFLFLPKIFLSLQDGIGYFGASAVAAIFFFLVFVAALTSLVSIIEVPIATLRDERGMSRKKAIYTVAAIQFILAVACAMSFGMADWLTQLISLAGSDKSFFDLVEIIFYDTILPLNGLLVCIFVIYKWKRANLDAELQEGDSGFAGTLSQKYVNFSLGTFIPAILLLIFINTVALKFFGTSFI; from the coding sequence ATGTCTGCAACCCGAGAACATTTCGGCTCCCGTATCGGTTTTATCCTGGCAGCCGCCGGCTCCGCGGTCGGCATCGGCAACCTGGTGTCTTTCCCGGTAGCCGCCACTAAAAGTGGTGGTGGTGCCTTCCTGCTGGTGTACGCGCTCTTCGTATTCCTCATCTGCTTGCCGGTGATGATGGCGGAACTGGCCCTCGGCCGCAAAACCAATAAAGACCCGGTAGGTGCATACCGCCAGCTTTCCGGTGGTTCGAAACTCTGGCGCATTCCCGGCTGGCTGGCCCTGTTTACCCCCTTTATGATCGCGGTGTTTTACATGGTGGTCACCGTCTGGGTACTTGGCTACCTGGTAGAAATCTTCAAGGGCAACCTGACCTCCCTCACCACCGAGGCCTATTTCGGCGAGTTCATCAATTCCAAAGCGGTCTTCCTCTACCTAATCGTGCTGATGCTGATGATCAACGGCGTGCTGTCTCTGGGCGTGAAAGACGGTATCGAGCGCGCGGCCAAAACCCTGATGCCGATGCTGTTTGTGATGCTCGTCGGCCTGGTACTGTTCGTCCTTACCCGGGAAAACGCCGTGCTGGGACTCAAGTACTACCTGATCCCGGACTTCTCCAAGATTAGCGCTGAGGTGGTGAGCAAGGCCATGGCCCAGGCCTTCTTCTCCCTCTCCCTGGGGATGGGCATCATGATCACCTACGGCTCCTATATGAAGAAGCGGGACTCGATTCCCGGATCCGCCAAGGCCGTGGCCCTGACCGATACCCTGGTGGCCTTCACTGCTGGCCTGTTGATTCTGCCGAGTATTTTCCACTTCAACCCGCAGATAGACCCGTCCACCCTCAGCGACTCCTCTGCCGGCATGATCTTCCTGTTCCTGCCGAAGATCTTCCTGTCACTGCAAGACGGCATCGGCTACTTCGGCGCCAGCGCGGTGGCTGCCATCTTCTTCTTCCTGGTCTTCGTGGCGGCGCTCACCTCATTGGTATCCATCATCGAGGTCCCCATCGCCACCCTGCGGGACGAGCGCGGCATGAGCCGCAAGAAGGCCATCTACACCGTGGCCGCAATTCAGTTTATTCTGGCGGTCGCCTGCGCCATGTCCTTCGGTATGGCAGACTGGCTGACCCAGCTGATCAGCCTCGCCGGCAGCGACAAATCCTTCTTCGATCTGGTAGAAATCATTTTTTACGATACCATCCTGCCCCTGAATGGCCTGCTGGTGTGTATCTTCGTGATCTACAAGTGGAAGCGGGCCAATTTGGATGCCGAACTCCAGGAAGGCGACAGTGGCTTTGCCGGCACCCTGTCGCAGAAGTACGTTAACTTCTCCCTCGGTACCTTTATTCCGGCAATCCTGCTGTTGATCTTTATCAACACGGTTGCGCTGAAGTTCTTCGGAACCAGCTTCATTTAG
- a CDS encoding type II toxin-antitoxin system RatA family toxin, producing the protein MTKIERSALVMFSAEQMFDLVNDVASYPQFLPGCRGAEILHRDGETLEARLDLSRAGISQSFITRNRLQRPEKMELVLVDGPFSEFNGCWTFTPLAENACKVAFTLEFRAQNRLLGAAAGKLFSGIANQMVDAMCERAKQIYGEN; encoded by the coding sequence ATGACAAAAATTGAACGCAGCGCACTGGTGATGTTCAGTGCCGAGCAGATGTTTGACCTGGTGAATGACGTCGCCAGTTATCCACAGTTTTTGCCCGGCTGCCGCGGTGCGGAAATCCTGCACCGGGATGGAGAGACCCTGGAGGCGCGGCTGGATCTTAGCCGCGCGGGTATCAGCCAGAGCTTTATAACGCGCAACCGTCTACAGCGACCGGAAAAAATGGAGCTGGTGCTGGTGGACGGCCCCTTCAGTGAATTCAATGGCTGCTGGACCTTTACCCCACTTGCGGAAAATGCCTGCAAAGTGGCGTTTACCCTGGAGTTCCGTGCACAAAATCGTTTGCTGGGGGCGGCGGCGGGCAAGCTGTTCAGCGGAATCGCCAATCAGATGGTGGATGCCATGTGTGAGCGTGCGAAACAGATTTATGGAGAGAATTGA
- a CDS encoding RnfH family protein: protein MSGQKTIAVEVVYALPHEQRLMSLLVPPGTTALQALELSGIPREYPEVEPATAKLGIFGQALGTKGLAVAAEYVLQPGDRVEVYRPLIADPKEARKQRAEKAKRQAQGE, encoded by the coding sequence ATGAGCGGCCAGAAAACAATCGCAGTGGAAGTGGTTTATGCACTGCCCCATGAACAGCGTTTGATGAGCCTGCTGGTGCCGCCCGGTACCACTGCGTTACAGGCGCTGGAGTTGTCCGGCATTCCCCGGGAGTATCCGGAAGTGGAGCCGGCAACGGCGAAGCTGGGGATTTTTGGCCAGGCCCTGGGCACCAAGGGGTTGGCGGTGGCGGCGGAATATGTACTGCAGCCGGGGGACAGGGTGGAGGTCTATCGGCCACTCATTGCGGACCCCAAAGAGGCCCGCAAGCAGCGCGCGGAAAAAGCAAAGCGTCAAGCGCAGGGCGAATAA
- a CDS encoding outer membrane protein assembly factor BamE: protein MPSVVRILIIAGLCSLATACSLFKFPGVHRIQVQQGNIITQEMVDQLKPGMTRRQVRFVLGTSLLEDTFNPNRWDYINRVRSPKGEETQKRFSVYFNGDLLIATSGDWQPAGWP, encoded by the coding sequence ATGCCATCAGTTGTACGAATTCTGATCATTGCCGGGCTGTGCAGCCTGGCCACCGCCTGCAGCCTGTTCAAGTTTCCCGGTGTACACCGTATCCAGGTGCAGCAGGGCAATATCATCACCCAAGAAATGGTGGATCAGCTGAAACCCGGCATGACTCGTCGCCAGGTGCGCTTCGTGCTCGGCACCTCGCTGCTGGAAGACACCTTCAATCCCAACCGCTGGGATTACATCAACCGCGTCCGCTCCCCCAAAGGGGAAGAGACCCAGAAGCGTTTCTCGGTTTACTTCAATGGCGATCTGTTGATCGCAACCAGCGGCGACTGGCAGCCTGCCGGCTGGCCCTGA